A region from the Paraburkholderia youngii genome encodes:
- the gudD gene encoding glucarate dehydratase yields MSTKPTESNATPVVTELRVVPVAGRDSMLMNLSGAHGPFFTRNVVILRDSAGHTGVGEVPGGENIRKTIDDARPFVVGQSIGNLQAILNKVRTQFADRDAGGRGLQTFDLRTTIHAVTALEAALLDLLGQHLGVPVAALLGEGQQRDEVEMLGYLFYIGDRNKTDLPYANNAGARDDWERVRTEQALTPETVVRLAEAAKARYGFNDFKLKGGVLPGDAEIEAVTALAERFPEARVTLDPNGAWSLAEAVRLCRDKHDVLAYAEDPCGAENGYSGREVMAEFRRATGLPTATNMIATDWRQMGHAIQLQSVDIPLADPHFWTMQGSVRVAQMCNDWGLTWGSHSNNHFDISLAMFTHVAAAAPGKITAIDTHWIWQDGQFLTRDPLQIVGGKVKVPQKPGLGIELDMDELDKAHALYQQHGLGARDDGVAMQYLIPNWKFDNKRPCLVR; encoded by the coding sequence ATGTCCACCAAACCTACCGAATCGAACGCCACGCCGGTCGTCACCGAGCTGCGCGTCGTGCCCGTCGCTGGCCGCGACAGCATGCTGATGAATCTGAGCGGCGCACATGGTCCGTTCTTTACGCGCAACGTCGTGATCCTGCGCGACAGCGCGGGCCATACCGGTGTCGGCGAAGTGCCGGGCGGCGAGAACATCCGCAAGACGATCGACGACGCGCGGCCGTTCGTGGTCGGTCAGTCGATCGGCAATCTGCAGGCGATCCTCAACAAGGTGCGCACGCAGTTCGCCGATCGCGACGCAGGCGGTCGCGGTCTGCAGACCTTCGACCTGCGCACGACGATTCACGCGGTGACCGCGCTCGAAGCCGCGCTACTGGACCTGCTCGGCCAGCATCTCGGCGTACCGGTCGCGGCGCTGCTCGGCGAAGGCCAGCAGCGGGACGAGGTGGAAATGCTCGGCTACCTGTTCTATATCGGCGATCGCAACAAGACCGATCTGCCGTACGCGAACAACGCCGGCGCGCGTGACGACTGGGAGCGCGTGCGCACCGAACAAGCGCTGACGCCGGAAACGGTCGTGCGTCTCGCCGAAGCCGCGAAGGCGCGCTACGGCTTCAACGACTTCAAGCTGAAGGGCGGCGTGCTGCCGGGTGACGCCGAGATCGAGGCGGTCACGGCGCTGGCCGAGCGCTTCCCCGAAGCGCGCGTGACGCTCGACCCGAACGGCGCGTGGTCGCTCGCCGAAGCGGTGCGCCTGTGCCGTGACAAGCACGACGTGCTCGCCTACGCGGAAGATCCGTGCGGCGCGGAGAACGGCTATTCGGGCCGCGAAGTGATGGCCGAGTTCCGCCGCGCGACCGGCCTGCCGACGGCGACCAACATGATCGCGACCGACTGGCGTCAGATGGGGCACGCCATCCAGCTGCAATCGGTGGACATTCCGCTCGCCGATCCGCATTTCTGGACCATGCAGGGCTCGGTGCGCGTCGCGCAGATGTGCAACGACTGGGGCCTCACGTGGGGTTCGCATTCGAACAACCACTTCGACATTTCGCTCGCGATGTTCACGCACGTCGCGGCCGCGGCGCCGGGCAAGATCACCGCGATCGATACGCACTGGATCTGGCAGGACGGTCAGTTCCTGACGCGCGATCCGTTGCAGATCGTCGGCGGCAAGGTCAAGGTGCCGCAGAAGCCGGGCCTCGGCATCGAGCTCGATATGGACGAACTCGACAAGGCGCACGCGCTGTATCAGCAGCACGGCCTCGGCGCGCGCGACGACGGCGTTGCCATGCAATATCTGATTCCGAACTGGAAGTTCGATAACAAGCGTCCGTGTCTCGTGCGTTAA
- a CDS encoding MFS transporter, producing MTSVLTTALDPLESAVAKVKRNVLPLFLIMFIANYIDRVNIGFVNAHMKTDLGIGAAAYGLGSGLFFIGYALFEVPSNVLMQKFGARAWLTRIMGTWGLVAGAMAFVWNDTSFYVLRFLLGVAEAGFFPGVVFYFTQWLPQKERGKAMAIFLSGSALASVLSGPITGSLLSIRGLGLQGWQWMFLIEGGFSIVLCIVSWLLLKSHIRDAHWLTGEEQRVLEHSIAAEQAEREAQGGAHLPTMKLLKDPQIALFCFLYFAIQLTIYAATFWLPTIIRKMGGLSDFEVGMFNAIPWLIAMVAMYGFAVVSAKWRHQQGWLAVALVIAAIGLFASTSGNPVFSFVAICFSAIGFKAASSLFWPIPQGYLDARVAAGVLALINSLGNLGGFFAPATFGYLQQHTGSITGGLYGLGVASLLAAAAGFLTRNKPGNREPAPESLRGNAH from the coding sequence TTGACATCAGTTCTGACTACCGCGCTCGACCCGCTCGAATCAGCGGTCGCAAAAGTGAAGCGCAACGTGCTGCCGCTTTTCCTGATCATGTTCATCGCGAACTATATCGACCGCGTGAACATCGGCTTCGTCAACGCGCACATGAAGACCGATCTCGGCATCGGCGCGGCAGCCTACGGTCTCGGCAGCGGGCTGTTCTTCATCGGCTACGCGCTGTTCGAAGTGCCGTCGAACGTGCTGATGCAGAAGTTCGGCGCGCGCGCGTGGCTCACGCGCATCATGGGCACGTGGGGGCTGGTGGCGGGCGCGATGGCGTTCGTGTGGAACGATACGTCGTTTTACGTGCTGCGGTTCCTGCTCGGCGTCGCCGAGGCGGGCTTCTTTCCCGGCGTCGTCTTTTACTTCACGCAGTGGCTGCCGCAAAAAGAACGCGGCAAGGCGATGGCGATCTTTCTGTCCGGCTCGGCGCTCGCGTCGGTGCTGTCCGGCCCGATCACCGGCTCGCTGCTGTCCATTCGCGGCCTCGGCCTGCAAGGCTGGCAGTGGATGTTCCTGATCGAAGGCGGGTTCTCGATCGTGCTGTGCATCGTCAGCTGGTTGCTGCTGAAGTCGCACATCCGCGACGCGCACTGGCTCACCGGCGAAGAACAGCGCGTGCTCGAACACTCGATCGCGGCCGAACAGGCCGAGCGCGAAGCGCAGGGCGGCGCGCATCTGCCGACGATGAAGCTGCTGAAGGACCCGCAGATCGCGCTGTTCTGCTTCCTGTACTTCGCGATCCAGCTGACGATCTACGCGGCCACTTTCTGGCTGCCCACGATCATCCGCAAGATGGGCGGCCTGTCCGATTTCGAGGTCGGCATGTTCAACGCGATTCCATGGTTGATCGCGATGGTCGCGATGTATGGTTTCGCGGTCGTATCGGCGAAATGGCGTCATCAGCAGGGCTGGCTCGCGGTCGCGCTCGTCATCGCGGCGATCGGCCTGTTCGCGTCGACATCGGGCAACCCGGTGTTCTCGTTCGTCGCGATCTGCTTCTCGGCGATCGGCTTCAAGGCGGCGTCGTCGCTGTTCTGGCCGATTCCGCAGGGCTACCTCGATGCGCGCGTCGCCGCCGGCGTGCTCGCGCTGATCAACTCGCTCGGCAACCTCGGCGGCTTCTTCGCGCCCGCTACCTTCGGCTATCTGCAGCAGCACACGGGGTCGATCACGGGCGGCTTGTACGGCCTCGGCGTCGCGTCGCTGCTCGCGGCCGCGGCCGGCTTCCTGACGCGCAACAAGCCCGGCAATCGCGAGCCGGCGCCCGAGTCGTTGCGCGGCAACGCGCATTGA
- a CDS encoding FadR/GntR family transcriptional regulator translates to MSSLTEKVVATLSDEIRRGALRPGDRIPTEVAMMKQLSVSRSVVREAISRLQAARIVETRHGIGTFVLTPAAEKPMQLPAADLTSMLDVMAIIEFRIDVEAAAAALAASRRTEQNLKQIRIALDRFESELERGSTDTLAHDIEFHLQIARASGNRYFFDVLSQLGRSVSPRTRLGSAEIAELDHIEVLRSVLGEHLTIYRAIERQDADDARAAMRMHLSNSRERLRRAHDLTKAGV, encoded by the coding sequence ATGAGCAGCCTAACTGAAAAGGTGGTGGCCACCCTTTCCGATGAAATTCGCCGCGGGGCGCTGAGGCCAGGCGATCGCATCCCCACCGAAGTCGCGATGATGAAGCAGTTGTCCGTGAGCCGCTCCGTGGTCCGCGAGGCGATTTCGCGTCTGCAGGCAGCGAGAATCGTCGAGACGCGCCACGGCATCGGCACGTTCGTGCTCACGCCCGCCGCGGAAAAGCCGATGCAGCTTCCCGCCGCCGATCTCACCAGCATGCTCGACGTGATGGCGATCATCGAGTTCCGGATCGACGTCGAAGCGGCCGCGGCCGCGCTCGCGGCGTCGCGGCGTACCGAGCAGAACCTGAAGCAGATTCGCATCGCACTCGATCGCTTCGAGTCGGAACTCGAGCGCGGCAGCACCGACACGCTCGCACACGACATCGAGTTCCATCTGCAGATCGCACGCGCGAGCGGCAACCGCTACTTCTTCGACGTGCTGAGCCAGCTCGGGCGCTCGGTCAGCCCGCGCACGCGGCTCGGTTCGGCCGAGATCGCGGAGCTCGACCATATCGAGGTGCTGCGTAGCGTGCTCGGCGAGCACTTGACGATCTATCGCGCGATCGAGCGTCAGGACGCCGACGACGCGCGCGCCGCGATGCGCATGCATCTGAGCAACAGCCGCGAGCGTCTGCGCCGCGCGCATGATTTGACGAAGGCTGGCGTGTGA
- a CDS encoding AtuA-related protein, with translation MKLRELAHSRTGDKGNTLNISVICYDARHYERLRDVLTPERVNAHLREVVRGDVVRHELPGLAAFNFVLGDALGGGVTRSLALDAHGKSLSSALMDLDVGE, from the coding sequence ATGAAACTACGTGAACTGGCTCATTCGCGCACCGGCGACAAGGGCAATACGCTCAACATCTCGGTGATCTGCTACGACGCGCGGCATTACGAGCGGTTGCGCGATGTGTTGACGCCCGAGCGCGTCAACGCGCATCTGCGTGAGGTGGTGCGCGGTGACGTGGTGCGTCATGAGTTGCCGGGCCTTGCCGCGTTCAACTTCGTGCTCGGCGATGCGCTCGGCGGCGGCGTTACGCGTTCGCTCGCGCTCGATGCGCATGGCAAATCGCTGAGCTCGGCGTTGATGGATCTGGACGTGGGGGAATGA
- a CDS encoding acyclic terpene utilization AtuA family protein: MTATESERIVRIGAGAGFSGDRIEPALELAEHGHLDYLVFECLAERTIAIAQQARSKDAELGYDPLLEARMRAVLPVAARNGVRIVSNMGAANPRAAARRTAQIARELGLGALRIAAVTGDDVLDVVRAGDFHFVESGDAVAAYEDRLISANAYLGASGIVDALAAGAQIVLTGRVADPSLFVAPLVHEFGWRMDNWPMLGQATVIGHLLECAGQITGGYFADPGFKDVPNLARLGFPIAEVARDGSVVITKLAQSGGLVTEATCKEQLLYEIHDPRRYPQPDVVADFSQVRVEQEAPDRVRVTGGGGTERTATLKVSVAYFDGYIGEGQISYGGPGALARARLALDIVRERLALTGVETRELRFDLIGVNALHGDTVAAGHGEPYEARARVAGRTASLAEAVRIGNEVETLYTNGPAGGGGVTKAAREVVAVQSVLLPREHATPAFSLVEARDETT, from the coding sequence ATGACAGCCACTGAATCTGAACGCATCGTGCGCATCGGCGCTGGCGCGGGCTTTTCGGGCGACCGCATCGAACCCGCGCTCGAACTCGCGGAACACGGCCACCTCGACTATCTCGTCTTCGAATGCCTCGCCGAACGCACGATCGCGATCGCGCAGCAGGCGCGCAGCAAGGACGCGGAGCTCGGCTACGACCCGCTGCTCGAAGCGCGCATGCGCGCGGTGCTGCCCGTCGCGGCGCGCAACGGCGTGCGTATCGTGTCGAACATGGGCGCGGCCAATCCTCGCGCGGCGGCGCGCAGGACCGCACAGATCGCGCGCGAGCTCGGTCTCGGCGCGCTGAGGATTGCCGCCGTCACCGGCGACGACGTGCTCGACGTCGTGCGTGCGGGCGACTTCCATTTCGTCGAATCGGGGGACGCGGTGGCCGCGTACGAGGACCGGTTGATATCGGCGAATGCGTATCTCGGCGCGAGCGGCATCGTCGACGCGCTGGCGGCCGGCGCGCAGATCGTGCTGACCGGTCGCGTCGCCGATCCGTCGCTGTTCGTCGCGCCGCTGGTCCACGAATTCGGCTGGCGCATGGACAACTGGCCGATGCTCGGCCAGGCGACGGTAATCGGCCATCTGCTCGAATGCGCAGGGCAGATCACCGGCGGCTATTTCGCAGACCCCGGCTTCAAGGACGTGCCGAATCTCGCGCGGCTCGGCTTTCCGATCGCCGAAGTTGCGCGGGACGGTTCGGTGGTGATCACGAAGCTCGCGCAAAGTGGCGGGCTCGTGACCGAGGCGACGTGCAAGGAGCAGTTGCTGTACGAGATTCACGATCCGCGTCGTTATCCGCAGCCCGACGTGGTGGCCGATTTCTCGCAGGTGCGCGTCGAGCAGGAAGCCCCGGACCGTGTGCGCGTCACCGGCGGTGGCGGCACGGAGCGCACCGCGACGCTGAAAGTGTCGGTTGCGTATTTCGACGGCTATATCGGCGAAGGGCAGATTTCGTACGGCGGACCGGGCGCGCTTGCGCGGGCACGGCTCGCTCTCGATATCGTGCGCGAACGGCTCGCGCTGACCGGTGTAGAGACGCGTGAACTGCGCTTCGATCTGATCGGCGTGAACGCACTGCACGGTGACACGGTGGCGGCTGGCCATGGCGAGCCGTACGAAGCGCGCGCGCGGGTGGCGGGGCGCACGGCATCGCTCGCGGAGGCGGTGCGCATCGGCAACGAGGTCGAAACGCTGTACACGAACGGACCGGCGGGCGGTGGCGGAGTGACGAAGGCGGCGCGCGAGGTGGTCGCCGTGCAATCGGTGCTGCTGCCGCGCGAGCATGCGACGCCGGCTTTCTCGCTGGTGGAGGCTCGAGATGAAACTACGTGA
- a CDS encoding CitMHS family transporter encodes MLPLLGLATIVVLLGAILSKRMSPLVALIIVPLAASLLGGFGLQTSKFVVDGLKSLAPVVCMFVFAILYFGTITDAGMLDPIIERILRAVGTRPTRIVMGTTLLALLIHLDGSGAVCFLVTIPAMLPLYDRLKMDRRVLAAAVSMAAGINFLPWTGPMIRASASLHLPISALFNPLIPVQAIGLVFVFSMAYWLGRREEKRLGLTAASGSVPMPQRELTPEQQALRRPQNFWFNLVLTLVVLGTMVVMGEKIPPAVMFMVGLCIALMVNYPNVDMQRKRIDAHARAALMMAGILLAAGVFTGVMQGSGMLKAMAQAAVGFVPPAMASHIPIVLGLLSMPLSMLFDPDSFYFGVLPVIAEVAGQLGVPAVHVGQAALLGQMTTGFPVSPLTPATFLVVGLCGIELADHQRFTFPLLFGASVVMTIACVALGIFPL; translated from the coding sequence ATGCTGCCATTACTGGGGCTGGCTACCATCGTCGTGCTGCTCGGCGCGATCCTGTCCAAACGCATGTCGCCGCTCGTCGCGCTGATCATCGTGCCGCTCGCGGCATCGCTGCTCGGCGGCTTCGGCCTGCAGACCAGCAAGTTCGTCGTCGATGGCCTGAAAAGCCTCGCGCCGGTCGTCTGCATGTTCGTATTCGCGATCCTGTACTTCGGCACGATCACCGACGCCGGCATGCTCGACCCGATCATCGAGCGGATCCTGCGCGCGGTCGGCACGCGGCCCACGCGCATCGTGATGGGCACCACGCTGCTCGCGCTGCTGATCCACCTCGACGGCTCCGGCGCCGTCTGCTTCCTCGTCACGATTCCCGCGATGCTGCCGCTTTACGATCGCCTGAAGATGGACCGGCGCGTGCTCGCCGCGGCGGTATCGATGGCGGCCGGCATCAACTTCCTCCCGTGGACAGGGCCGATGATTCGCGCGTCTGCGTCGCTGCATCTGCCGATCTCGGCGCTATTCAATCCGCTGATTCCGGTGCAGGCGATCGGCCTCGTATTCGTGTTCTCGATGGCGTACTGGCTCGGGCGGCGCGAGGAAAAGCGCCTCGGCCTCACTGCCGCGAGCGGTTCCGTGCCGATGCCCCAACGCGAACTGACGCCAGAACAACAGGCGCTGCGCCGCCCGCAAAACTTCTGGTTCAACCTCGTGTTGACGCTCGTCGTGCTGGGCACGATGGTCGTGATGGGCGAGAAGATTCCGCCGGCCGTTATGTTCATGGTGGGCCTGTGCATCGCGTTGATGGTCAACTATCCGAACGTCGACATGCAGCGCAAACGGATCGACGCGCATGCGCGCGCCGCGCTGATGATGGCCGGCATCTTGCTCGCGGCCGGCGTGTTCACCGGCGTGATGCAGGGCAGCGGCATGCTGAAGGCGATGGCGCAGGCGGCGGTCGGCTTCGTGCCGCCGGCGATGGCGAGCCATATTCCGATCGTGCTCGGCCTGCTGTCGATGCCGCTCAGCATGCTGTTCGATCCCGATTCCTTTTATTTCGGCGTACTGCCGGTGATCGCGGAAGTGGCGGGCCAGCTCGGCGTGCCCGCAGTGCACGTCGGGCAGGCCGCGTTGCTCGGACAAATGACCACCGGTTTTCCGGTCAGCCCGCTCACGCCCGCGACGTTCCTCGTAGTCGGCCTGTGCGGTATCGAGCTGGCCGATCATCAAAGATTCACGTTTCCCCTGCTGTTCGGCGCGTCGGTCGTGATGACGATCGCGTGCGTCGCGCTCGGGATCTTTCCACTGTGA
- a CDS encoding LysR family transcriptional regulator: MDLSLRDIRAFIAVAQTGSFTRAAARLHLSQPALTVQIRRLEETVGLRLFDRNSRNVALTPTGRELLPVLQKSLHDMEHVLRDARSLGEGASGTVRIACLPTFAASVLPELVQALRKAVPRVGFEVRDVVASMVNTLVRNEEVDIGLTGGELNDSGLEVLHEGIDRLVAVLPKEHALARRRRPVTLADLANEPLVLTAQGTSVRAVVDSAFADAQCEPRIACEPTYMMSAVAMARAGLGITILPASAREVRAEPELVARPIDEAAFTRRIALIRKRGRTLPPVSETFVAMLIERIDAS, translated from the coding sequence ATGGATCTGAGTCTGCGGGACATCCGGGCGTTTATCGCGGTCGCGCAAACGGGCAGCTTCACGCGCGCGGCCGCGCGGCTGCATCTGTCGCAACCGGCGTTGACGGTGCAGATTCGCCGGCTCGAGGAAACGGTCGGCCTGCGCTTGTTCGATCGCAACAGCCGCAATGTCGCGCTGACGCCGACCGGCCGCGAGCTGCTGCCCGTGCTGCAGAAATCGCTGCACGACATGGAGCACGTGCTGCGCGATGCACGCTCGCTCGGCGAAGGCGCGAGCGGCACGGTGCGCATCGCTTGTCTGCCGACCTTCGCGGCGAGCGTCCTGCCCGAGCTGGTGCAGGCGCTGAGAAAAGCCGTGCCGCGCGTCGGCTTCGAGGTGCGCGACGTCGTCGCGAGCATGGTCAACACGCTGGTGCGCAACGAGGAAGTCGATATCGGGCTGACCGGCGGCGAGCTGAACGACAGCGGGCTCGAGGTGCTGCATGAGGGCATCGACCGGCTCGTCGCGGTGCTGCCGAAGGAGCACGCACTCGCGCGGCGGCGCCGGCCCGTCACGCTCGCCGATCTCGCCAACGAGCCGCTCGTGCTGACCGCGCAGGGCACGAGCGTGCGTGCGGTCGTCGACAGCGCGTTCGCCGACGCGCAATGTGAGCCGCGCATCGCCTGCGAGCCGACCTACATGATGAGCGCGGTCGCGATGGCGCGCGCCGGGCTCGGCATCACGATCCTGCCGGCGTCGGCACGCGAGGTACGCGCGGAGCCCGAACTGGTCGCGCGGCCGATCGACGAAGCCGCGTTCACGCGCCGCATCGCGCTGATCAGAAAGCGTGGCCGAACCTTGCCGCCGGTGAGCGAGACCTTCGTCGCGATGCTGATCGAACGGATCGACGCGTCATAG
- a CDS encoding NADP-dependent isocitrate dehydrogenase: MSTPPKIIYTLTDEAPALATYSLLPIVKAFTRSSDVLVETRDISLAGRIIAAFPDYLSAEQKASDDLAELGGLTTRPEANIIKLPNISASVPQLKAAIAELRDQGYKLPSYPDVATTDAEKDVKARYDKIKGSAVNPVLREGNSDRRAPLSVKNYARKHPHKMGAWSADSKSHVSHMSGGDFYGSEKSALIAQAGSVKIELAAADGTTTVLKAKTPVLAGEIIDASVLSKNALRSFIEAQIADAKANGVLFSVHLKATMMKVSDPIIFGHVVSVFYKDVLAKHAEALAKVGFNPNNGIGDLYARLKDLPAETAAAIEADIKAQYEQRPPLAMVNSDKGITSLHVPSDVIVDASMPAMIRESGKMWGADGALHDAKAVIPDRCYAGVYQAVIEDCKKHGAFDPVTMGTVPNVGLMAQAAEEYGSHDKTFQIPANGVVRVTDEAGAVLLEQPVEQGDIFRMCQTKDAPIRDWVKLAVNRARATNTPAVFWLDPVRAHDAQIIKKVEQYLKDHDTNGLDIRVMTPVDATKFSVERIRAGKDTISVTGNVLRDYLTDLFPIMELGTSAKMLSIVPLMAGGGMFETGAGGSAPKHVQQLVEEGFLRWDSLGEFLALAASLEHLSTAYHNPKAQVLAKTLDQATGKFLDNDKSPARKVGGIDNRGSHFYLAMYWAEALAAQTDDAALQGQFAGVAKAMADNEAKIVAELGAAQGKPVDIGGYYRPNVELTSKAMRPSATLNAIVDSVA; encoded by the coding sequence ATGTCCACACCGCCGAAGATCATCTACACCCTGACCGACGAAGCGCCCGCACTGGCGACGTACTCGCTGCTGCCGATCGTCAAGGCGTTCACGCGCTCGTCCGACGTGCTCGTCGAAACGCGTGACATCTCGCTCGCCGGCCGGATCATTGCCGCATTTCCCGACTACCTGAGCGCGGAACAGAAGGCTTCCGACGATCTGGCGGAGCTCGGTGGACTCACCACGCGCCCGGAAGCGAACATCATCAAGCTGCCGAACATCAGCGCGTCGGTGCCGCAGCTGAAGGCAGCGATCGCCGAGCTGCGCGACCAGGGCTACAAGCTGCCGTCGTACCCGGACGTCGCGACGACCGACGCGGAGAAGGACGTCAAGGCCCGTTACGACAAGATCAAGGGCAGCGCGGTGAACCCGGTGCTGCGCGAAGGCAACTCGGACCGCCGCGCGCCGCTGTCGGTCAAGAACTATGCGCGCAAGCATCCGCACAAGATGGGCGCGTGGAGCGCGGACTCGAAGTCGCACGTCTCGCACATGAGCGGTGGCGATTTCTACGGCAGCGAGAAGTCGGCGCTGATCGCGCAAGCCGGTAGCGTCAAGATCGAGCTGGCCGCCGCGGACGGCACGACCACGGTCCTGAAGGCGAAGACGCCGGTGCTGGCAGGCGAAATCATCGACGCGTCGGTGCTGAGCAAGAACGCGCTGCGCAGCTTCATCGAAGCGCAGATCGCCGACGCGAAGGCGAACGGCGTGCTGTTCTCGGTGCACCTGAAGGCCACGATGATGAAGGTCTCGGACCCGATCATCTTCGGTCACGTCGTGTCGGTGTTCTACAAGGACGTGCTCGCGAAGCACGCAGAGGCGCTCGCCAAGGTCGGCTTCAACCCGAACAACGGTATCGGCGACCTGTACGCGCGTCTGAAGGATCTGCCGGCTGAAACGGCAGCGGCGATCGAAGCCGACATCAAGGCGCAGTACGAACAGCGTCCGCCGCTCGCGATGGTCAACTCGGACAAGGGCATCACGAGCCTGCACGTGCCGAGCGACGTGATCGTCGACGCCTCGATGCCGGCGATGATCCGCGAGTCGGGCAAGATGTGGGGCGCCGACGGCGCGCTGCACGACGCGAAGGCGGTGATTCCGGACCGTTGCTACGCCGGTGTGTACCAGGCTGTGATCGAAGACTGCAAGAAGCACGGCGCGTTCGATCCGGTCACGATGGGCACGGTGCCGAACGTCGGCCTGATGGCGCAAGCCGCGGAAGAATACGGTTCACACGACAAGACGTTCCAGATCCCGGCGAACGGCGTGGTCCGCGTGACCGACGAAGCCGGCGCGGTGCTGCTGGAGCAGCCGGTCGAGCAAGGCGACATCTTCCGTATGTGCCAGACCAAGGACGCGCCGATCCGCGACTGGGTCAAGCTCGCGGTGAACCGCGCCCGCGCGACCAACACGCCGGCCGTGTTCTGGCTCGACCCGGTGCGCGCGCACGATGCGCAGATCATCAAGAAGGTCGAACAGTACCTGAAGGATCACGACACCAACGGTCTCGACATCCGCGTGATGACGCCGGTCGACGCGACGAAGTTCTCGGTCGAGCGCATCCGCGCGGGCAAGGACACGATCTCGGTCACCGGCAACGTGCTGCGCGACTACCTGACCGACCTGTTCCCGATCATGGAACTGGGCACCAGCGCGAAGATGCTGTCGATCGTTCCGCTGATGGCCGGTGGCGGCATGTTCGAAACCGGCGCGGGCGGTTCGGCGCCGAAGCACGTGCAGCAGCTGGTCGAAGAAGGCTTCCTGCGCTGGGATTCGCTCGGTGAATTCCTGGCGCTGGCCGCATCGCTCGAACATCTGAGCACCGCGTATCACAACCCGAAGGCGCAGGTTCTCGCGAAGACGCTCGATCAGGCGACCGGCAAGTTCCTCGACAACGACAAGTCGCCGGCGCGCAAGGTCGGCGGCATCGACAATCGCGGCAGCCACTTCTACCTCGCGATGTACTGGGCCGAAGCACTGGCCGCGCAAACCGACGACGCGGCGCTGCAAGGGCAGTTCGCGGGCGTCGCGAAGGCGATGGCCGACAACGAGGCGAAGATCGTCGCGGAACTCGGCGCGGCGCAGGGCAAGCCGGTGGATATCGGCGGCTACTACCGTCCGAACGTCGAGCTGACCAGCAAGGCGATGCGCCCGAGCGCGACGCTGAACGCGATCGTCGATTCGGTGGCTTGA
- a CDS encoding alpha/beta fold hydrolase has translation MSNTNTQAVAISEEATSKFVRITEDGREVQLHYNDVGQGAETVVMLHGSGPGATGWANFNRNVEPLVAAGYRVILMDCLGWGRSDPIVCKGSRSELNARCLKALLDALDIERAHIIGNSMGGHSAVAFALAEPQRVGKLVLMGGGTGGPSQFVPMPTEGIKLLQGLYRNPTIENLQRMMSVFVFETKALTEDLMQARLANMLARRDHLENFVASLAANPKQFNDYGPRLGEVAAPTLVIWGRDDRFVPMDVGLRLVAGMPNADLHVFGRCGHWAQWEHADKFNRMVVEFLGREG, from the coding sequence ATGAGCAATACCAACACGCAAGCAGTGGCGATCAGTGAAGAAGCGACCAGCAAATTCGTCCGGATCACTGAAGATGGCCGCGAGGTGCAGCTGCACTACAACGACGTGGGGCAGGGCGCGGAAACGGTCGTGATGCTGCACGGCTCGGGACCGGGTGCGACCGGCTGGGCCAACTTCAATCGCAACGTCGAGCCGCTCGTCGCGGCGGGCTATCGCGTGATCCTGATGGACTGCCTCGGGTGGGGCAGGAGCGACCCGATCGTCTGCAAGGGTTCGCGCTCGGAACTCAACGCGCGCTGCCTGAAGGCGTTGCTCGATGCGCTCGATATCGAGCGCGCGCATATCATCGGCAACTCGATGGGTGGGCATAGCGCGGTCGCGTTCGCGCTCGCTGAACCGCAGCGCGTCGGCAAGCTCGTGCTGATGGGCGGCGGCACCGGCGGCCCGAGCCAGTTCGTGCCGATGCCGACCGAAGGCATCAAGCTGCTGCAGGGGCTGTACCGCAACCCGACCATCGAGAACCTGCAGCGCATGATGAGCGTCTTCGTGTTCGAAACGAAGGCGTTGACCGAGGATCTGATGCAGGCGCGTCTCGCGAATATGCTGGCACGGCGCGACCACCTCGAGAACTTCGTCGCGAGCCTCGCCGCGAATCCGAAACAGTTCAACGACTATGGGCCGCGCCTCGGCGAAGTGGCCGCGCCGACGCTCGTGATCTGGGGCCGCGACGATCGCTTCGTGCCGATGGACGTCGGCCTGCGGCTCGTCGCCGGGATGCCGAACGCCGATCTGCATGTGTTCGGCCGCTGCGGGCATTGGGCGCAGTGGGAGCATGCGGACAAGTTCAACCGGATGGTGGTTGAGTTCCTGGGACGCGAGGGGTAA